A genomic stretch from Desulfotignum balticum DSM 7044 includes:
- a CDS encoding DUF2162 family putative transporter, whose product MEEKTLILGLVMSFAAFAVKAGGGLAYLFLQQRRMPVRAVAALGFALVYAVVFSAVWLVLINVDLMAHLALLQTFFASGMALHVLLALFLTVWGAILLTGNRRQSGISRGWLALVIPCPVCFSVMVLSCAFVHALYPGDSLVFTGLFLGFILISLGFAAAFAALAGQRRHPDTFLGILMLYIAMYFMLSVMILPHVEDLERIYRISLFTEPHRLSAQEGVVLGICLAALAAGLIKPLKRE is encoded by the coding sequence ATGGAAGAAAAAACCCTGATACTCGGCCTGGTCATGTCCTTTGCCGCTTTTGCCGTGAAGGCCGGCGGGGGGCTGGCCTATCTGTTCCTGCAGCAGCGGCGCATGCCGGTCAGGGCGGTCGCGGCCCTGGGATTTGCCCTGGTTTACGCGGTGGTGTTTTCCGCCGTCTGGCTGGTCCTGATCAATGTGGATCTGATGGCACATCTTGCCCTGCTGCAGACCTTTTTTGCCAGCGGCATGGCCCTGCATGTGCTTCTGGCACTTTTTCTGACAGTATGGGGGGCCATCCTGCTGACCGGCAACCGGCGGCAATCGGGCATATCGCGGGGCTGGCTTGCTCTGGTGATCCCGTGTCCGGTCTGTTTTTCAGTCATGGTGTTGTCCTGCGCCTTTGTGCATGCCCTGTATCCGGGCGATTCACTAGTTTTTACAGGGTTGTTTCTGGGGTTTATCCTGATCAGCCTCGGGTTTGCCGCAGCATTTGCCGCCCTGGCCGGACAACGAAGGCATCCGGATACCTTTCTGGGAATTCTGATGCTGTATATTGCCATGTATTTTATGCTGTCGGTCATGATCCTGCCGCATGTAGAAGATCTGGAACGGATTTACCGGATCTCCCTGTTTACTGAGCCGCACCGGTTGTCAGCACAGGAGGGTGTGGTCCTGGGCATCTGTCTGGCCGCCCTGGCCGCCGGCCTGATTAAACCATTGAAAAGAGAGTAA
- a CDS encoding TonB-dependent receptor plug domain-containing protein, translated as MKHKTKGFGFRRLFIRTGLICCLVFGPVMRFPGSLALAQHGHGGGQNPVHDIGEVVVTAGKIDVFIEQNPAQVVFMDAAEIEARNILEVAEALAVMPGVDVKQSGSGLGTRVSVRGGGGSGSVLVLIDGRPASAMQYGGVDLSSIPIDMIKKITVFKPPVPVWLGPGSAAGAIYIETREKKRRVTHEKSGKVRVSGGSYGLASGSATAKFDAEKNQVMVSGGYSHRDGKRTNSQKDQGHLSLGYDRKDNGRELSVNARAFVSDHGVAGPLYNLTPNARQRYEKASAEAKYKGFTRDMDYTLKTWGDYTDLDETADNGSDSRLKTLSGGAGTDLFFVNDAGDMELRVGTMAEYIQVDHSLTGDHDRSLLSANAQTHIRTQPFVYTLGARAEHANDFQFSPGAHAGVSYALSTDTVLKTSAGYSENIPSFGQLYQPSHGSVDQVRGNPDLDEEKIVSLTAGGEHRLGGKHTLGLTAFHTRTRDLIKYRRDVNGVNEPFNVDSAYKQGIEAVLEYVVSPDTGIDLSYVFQDTENKDTGKQLSYSPAHAIKLVVKTVLPTRTRLEWITRAQSEQYSDDKNTEAEKLDQYITCDVKLNHPVTWFNRDVLLSADIHNLFDESYASHFGYPDDGFRLELGLSMSF; from the coding sequence ATGAAACACAAGACAAAGGGGTTCGGTTTCAGGCGTTTGTTCATCCGGACAGGGCTGATCTGCTGCCTGGTTTTCGGACCTGTCATGCGGTTCCCTGGCAGTCTGGCACTGGCCCAGCACGGCCACGGGGGCGGTCAGAACCCGGTCCATGATATCGGTGAGGTGGTGGTGACTGCCGGGAAAATCGATGTGTTCATTGAACAGAATCCTGCCCAGGTGGTCTTTATGGATGCCGCGGAGATTGAAGCACGCAACATTCTTGAGGTGGCCGAGGCCCTGGCCGTTATGCCGGGGGTGGATGTCAAGCAGAGCGGCAGCGGACTGGGCACCCGGGTCTCCGTTCGGGGCGGCGGGGGTTCCGGATCCGTGCTGGTGCTCATTGACGGCCGGCCGGCATCTGCCATGCAGTACGGCGGGGTGGATCTCAGCAGTATCCCCATTGATATGATCAAAAAGATCACCGTTTTCAAGCCCCCGGTGCCGGTTTGGCTGGGCCCGGGCAGTGCCGCCGGCGCCATTTACATCGAGACCCGGGAAAAAAAGAGGCGGGTGACACACGAGAAATCCGGCAAGGTACGGGTTTCCGGCGGATCTTACGGACTGGCCTCAGGCAGTGCCACGGCCAAATTCGATGCCGAAAAAAATCAGGTCATGGTGTCGGGCGGGTATTCCCACAGGGACGGAAAGCGGACCAACAGCCAGAAGGACCAGGGTCATCTGAGCCTGGGGTATGACAGAAAGGATAACGGCCGTGAGCTCAGCGTCAATGCCCGGGCCTTTGTCTCGGACCACGGGGTGGCCGGGCCGCTGTACAACCTGACACCCAATGCCAGGCAGCGGTATGAAAAAGCCAGTGCTGAAGCCAAGTATAAAGGCTTTACCCGGGATATGGACTATACCCTGAAGACCTGGGGCGATTATACAGACCTGGATGAAACCGCCGACAACGGGTCGGATTCCCGCCTCAAAACCCTTTCCGGCGGTGCCGGAACCGACCTGTTCTTTGTCAATGATGCCGGGGACATGGAACTGAGGGTGGGCACCATGGCCGAATATATACAGGTGGATCACTCCCTGACCGGAGACCATGACCGCTCGCTGCTCTCGGCCAATGCACAGACCCATATCCGGACACAGCCCTTTGTCTATACCCTGGGGGCCCGGGCCGAGCACGCCAATGATTTTCAGTTTTCCCCGGGTGCCCACGCCGGGGTCAGTTATGCCCTGTCCACGGATACGGTGTTGAAAACCAGTGCCGGGTATTCGGAAAATATTCCCTCATTCGGCCAGCTGTACCAGCCCAGCCACGGATCTGTGGACCAGGTCCGGGGGAATCCCGATCTGGATGAAGAAAAAATTGTGTCTCTGACTGCGGGGGGCGAACACAGACTTGGCGGAAAACACACACTGGGTCTGACCGCCTTTCATACCCGGACCCGGGACCTGATCAAATACCGGCGGGATGTCAACGGGGTGAATGAGCCGTTCAATGTGGACAGCGCCTACAAACAGGGGATAGAGGCGGTGCTTGAATATGTGGTGTCGCCGGATACCGGGATCGATCTGTCCTATGTGTTCCAGGATACGGAAAACAAAGACACCGGCAAACAGTTGAGTTACAGCCCGGCCCACGCGATCAAACTGGTGGTGAAAACCGTGCTGCCCACCCGGACCCGCCTGGAATGGATCACCCGGGCGCAATCGGAACAGTATTCCGACGACAAAAACACGGAGGCTGAAAAGCTGGATCAGTATATCACCTGTGATGTGAAACTCAATCATCCCGTGACCTGGTTCAACAGAGATGTTCTGCTGTCCGCGGATATTCACAACCTGTTCGATGAATCTTATGCCTCCCATTTCGGGTACCCGGACGATGGATTCAGGCTCGAACTGGGCCTGAGCATGTCATTTTAA
- a CDS encoding carbon-nitrogen hydrolase family protein yields the protein MKQMYCMVTVLVFLCSSVCCGVAAADQNTPAALKIALVHFAVTYRDIDKNLAELTALHRTAACQGAKIIFNTELALSGYSFSSRADVAPMTRTLNSRAVRHMAALARELGVYIGITFPEKDEATGSFYNSAVVLSPEGQMICHYRKIYGEKRWARSGSPYQKNVFDTPWGRMGVAICADSYFGLIPRTAAVQGADLLWVPANWPPTGSMSPLDVWQTRARENGMYLAACNRTGKDRTMDCTSAVSAVINPEGTVMEKTVSGESTLMVVQIPLKNGRIDSVPRQQRMASRKIAQYRQIYLDPWTENLTAYYQLPEPGRLQVRCIVPHKGPLNMAALENEVKQAPAKPASLWVLPQVNTRDLPPDALISLARKYGTAFAVRFSDHGPELITAKGRESFLTHAPARPFPFDIRHLGPAAVAMVPMAELYHPELSVILSKLGCDLVLLSELALSSADMVTGSVRTIDNLAVAGAGKDSGFVAHMKGIHGKLTTNRISGSAGVCSFDLDTAQTREKTFYDRIDYDLLLTFEKGGK from the coding sequence ATGAAACAGATGTACTGCATGGTGACGGTCCTGGTTTTTCTGTGCAGCAGTGTCTGCTGCGGCGTTGCTGCGGCGGATCAGAACACGCCCGCCGCTTTGAAGATCGCCCTGGTTCATTTTGCCGTGACCTATAGGGACATTGACAAAAATCTGGCTGAGTTGACCGCGCTTCACAGGACAGCGGCCTGCCAGGGGGCGAAAATCATATTCAACACGGAACTGGCCTTGTCCGGGTATTCTTTTTCGTCCCGGGCGGATGTGGCGCCCATGACCCGGACCCTGAACAGCAGAGCGGTCCGGCACATGGCCGCCTTGGCACGGGAACTGGGAGTATATATCGGCATCACGTTTCCGGAAAAGGATGAAGCCACAGGTAGTTTCTATAACAGTGCGGTTGTCCTGTCCCCCGAAGGACAGATGATCTGCCATTATCGCAAAATTTATGGGGAAAAGCGATGGGCCAGATCCGGCAGCCCTTATCAGAAAAATGTGTTTGACACTCCCTGGGGACGGATGGGGGTGGCCATCTGTGCAGACAGTTATTTTGGACTGATCCCCAGAACCGCAGCTGTCCAGGGAGCGGACCTGCTGTGGGTCCCGGCCAACTGGCCGCCCACAGGATCGATGTCCCCCCTGGATGTCTGGCAGACCCGGGCCAGAGAAAACGGCATGTATCTGGCTGCCTGCAACCGGACCGGCAAAGACCGGACCATGGACTGCACCAGCGCGGTCTCCGCGGTCATCAATCCGGAAGGGACTGTGATGGAAAAAACAGTGTCCGGGGAATCCACCCTGATGGTTGTTCAGATCCCGTTGAAAAACGGCCGCATTGATTCGGTTCCGAGGCAGCAGCGCATGGCATCCCGAAAAATTGCGCAATACCGGCAGATTTACCTGGATCCCTGGACCGAGAATCTCACGGCCTATTATCAGCTGCCTGAGCCCGGCCGCCTTCAGGTGCGCTGCATCGTCCCCCACAAAGGCCCGCTGAATATGGCAGCCCTTGAAAACGAAGTCAAACAGGCACCTGCCAAACCGGCCTCCCTGTGGGTGCTGCCGCAGGTCAATACCAGAGACCTTCCCCCAGACGCGCTGATATCACTGGCCCGGAAATACGGAACGGCGTTTGCCGTCAGATTTTCAGACCACGGGCCTGAACTGATAACAGCGAAAGGCCGTGAATCATTTCTGACCCATGCTCCGGCCCGTCCTTTCCCTTTTGACATCCGCCATCTGGGACCTGCGGCCGTGGCCATGGTGCCCATGGCGGAATTATATCATCCCGAACTTTCCGTGATCCTGTCCAAACTGGGGTGTGACCTGGTCCTGCTGTCCGAACTTGCTTTAAGCAGTGCCGATATGGTAACCGGTTCGGTTCGAACCATTGACAACCTGGCGGTGGCCGGTGCAGGGAAAGATTCAGGGTTTGTCGCCCATATGAAGGGGATTCACGGAAAGTTGACAACCAATCGTATCAGCGGTTCAGCAGGCGTATGCTCGTTTGATTTGGATACGGCCCAGACCCGGGAGAAAACGTTTTATGACCGGATTGATTATGACCTGCTGCTCACTTTCGAAAAAGGAGGAAAATAA
- a CDS encoding DUF2149 domain-containing protein, with translation MKYILQSRPKNPAASHEDDPLSGVANLFDVALVFIVALFLSLMSTFQILDFLDPDTDITLMKKVENQWQIIEKKGKEVTVKKVTDRTVGGREGVRLGTAYQLKDGRVIYIPSSEEQEADQP, from the coding sequence ATGAAGTATATTCTCCAAAGCCGGCCAAAAAATCCCGCAGCCAGTCATGAGGATGATCCTTTGAGCGGCGTTGCCAATCTGTTTGATGTGGCCCTGGTCTTTATTGTGGCGTTGTTCCTGTCCCTGATGTCCACGTTTCAGATTCTGGATTTTCTGGATCCGGACACCGATATCACCCTGATGAAAAAGGTGGAGAACCAGTGGCAGATCATCGAGAAAAAAGGAAAAGAGGTCACGGTAAAAAAAGTGACCGACCGAACCGTGGGCGGCCGTGAAGGGGTCCGCTTAGGCACTGCTTATCAGCTCAAGGACGGCCGGGTGATTTACATCCCCTCATCAGAAGAGCAAGAGGCAGACCAGCCATGA
- a CDS encoding MotA/TolQ/ExbB proton channel family protein, with protein sequence MNLFPLFQTVLYTISTALLYPVVCALILLSVWTLVYAGGFAAEWVKRRRFKSSVSDVMDQIHAIGQLPDALEPDLPRHIVTYAGQLSDLVGHQSQFTPERVEDLNQQTIAGLQNEVDKIRLVVRVGPSLGLMGTLIPMGTGLAGLTQGNMAQLSSSLILAFTTTVVGLALGIGAHFFTVIRTRWMISDLRLVNMITEAIARKPGSSIKEVKAA encoded by the coding sequence ATGAATCTGTTTCCCCTGTTTCAAACAGTGCTGTATACCATTTCCACAGCCCTTCTGTATCCGGTCGTCTGTGCGTTGATCCTGCTGTCCGTCTGGACGCTGGTCTATGCCGGCGGGTTTGCCGCTGAGTGGGTCAAGCGCCGCCGGTTCAAATCCAGTGTGTCCGATGTCATGGACCAGATTCATGCCATCGGGCAGCTGCCGGATGCACTGGAACCTGATTTACCCCGGCATATTGTGACCTACGCCGGACAATTGTCGGATCTGGTCGGGCATCAATCGCAGTTTACACCGGAGCGGGTGGAAGACCTGAACCAGCAGACCATTGCCGGTCTTCAAAACGAGGTGGACAAGATCCGGCTGGTGGTGAGGGTCGGGCCCAGCCTGGGTTTGATGGGTACCCTGATTCCCATGGGTACCGGGCTTGCCGGATTGACCCAGGGCAACATGGCCCAGCTGTCCAGCAGCCTGATTCTGGCCTTCACCACCACTGTGGTGGGCCTGGCTTTAGGGATCGGTGCCCATTTTTTCACGGTGATCCGGACCCGGTGGATGATATCGGATCTGCGGCTGGTCAACATGATCACCGAGGCCATTGCCCGTAAACCCGGCAGCAGCATCAAAGAGGTCAAAGCCGCATGA
- a CDS encoding DUF2162 family putative transporter encodes MTFEVLWMSGVIMAFVSFGIKTGLGLGMNLFTAGTKRPAGWGFAAGTLMTYMVLFLCIHLVVTRLNLIHYLDQLTGLMQYGMLVHLAVASGLMIWGVKLLAERPKMKQATRISAGLFLVMPCPVCATVILLNLTLALSLSALAPVITTLTLFTLFFAIVAVTWLMLVFGFRHKEIDNLFLGAAMVLIALYFLLTVLIAPIYPKLKPAFAMAVSNNPFRDIDPFPMVIFGCTALSLFGIGFIRKYVNKGV; translated from the coding sequence ATGACATTTGAAGTCTTATGGATGTCCGGTGTGATCATGGCGTTTGTGTCATTCGGCATCAAAACAGGTCTGGGTCTCGGAATGAACCTGTTCACTGCCGGGACAAAACGGCCGGCAGGCTGGGGGTTTGCCGCCGGCACCCTGATGACGTATATGGTATTGTTTTTATGTATTCATCTGGTGGTCACCCGCTTGAACCTGATCCATTACCTGGACCAGTTGACCGGACTGATGCAATACGGCATGCTGGTTCATCTGGCGGTGGCATCGGGGCTGATGATATGGGGCGTGAAACTGCTGGCCGAACGACCGAAAATGAAACAGGCCACCCGGATTTCGGCAGGGCTTTTTCTGGTGATGCCGTGCCCGGTCTGCGCCACCGTGATTCTGCTCAATTTGACCCTGGCACTTTCCCTGTCCGCCCTGGCGCCTGTCATTACCACCCTGACCCTGTTCACCCTGTTTTTTGCCATTGTGGCTGTCACCTGGCTCATGTTGGTTTTCGGTTTCAGGCATAAAGAGATTGACAATCTGTTTCTGGGGGCCGCCATGGTGCTGATTGCCTTGTATTTTTTGTTAACCGTTCTCATTGCCCCGATTTATCCCAAGCTTAAACCGGCCTTTGCCATGGCGGTTTCCAATAACCCGTTCAGGGATATCGATCCTTTTCCCATGGTGATTTTTGGCTGTACCGCCCTAAGCCTGTTTGGCATTGGGTTTATTCGAAAGTATGTCAACAAAGGAGTGTAG
- a CDS encoding cobaltochelatase subunit CobN, producing the protein MTQNYRMALYFWTLVVGIALFFAPFSRVNAASHTLTLLEGVANSYKVSQAFTQLQSDPNASDLALHYFNEEDLAGNAIDPDVIARSRVIIVNDMYKSLTDYVRTHVDLKTTKVYGLSTVDTEPGTIIADPKVKQYARPMTQKNLASLIRFLGHRDFGLDLAVEPPQRVPRTGIFHPHSDRIFDTYTEYLTWYQGSGRHHKNGFWIGIPEMISYVYPGESGDVVTRLVEKLESQGMNVLPVYSYPAARAVAQYFWDDKEQKSRVDLVTSLAFKFSPANVDETRRLMAKLDVPFLNPFRVHFLTVDEWRSDVQGLGPMEVTYAMSNPEYFGLIEPTVVGGKIRHDNEVIGKPTYTYAGIEENLDFFVSRVKAWLNLKSTPNKDKKIVIMFWNHTPGKQNIGATYLNVFKSLEKVFARLRQEGYHMDGRLPSEKQIQDLILSTGRNIGSWAPGELDAMMQQGRVVRLPFDRYRQWYEALDPEYRRQVEADWGPLETSSIMVKDNAFILPCIRLGNVVLAPQPSRGWHDDPTKLYHSTTLWPHHQYTAFYLWLKNGFRADALISLGTHGSHEWLPGKQAGLSQSCSPEVLIGDLPNLYPYVMDNIGEGTQAKRRGRGVIIDYLVPAMKKAGVYGQYVELSGLISEYETARDRSPELAARKLDRIEILVRDLGLLRDLGLSRFDEDALETVEHYVLEIGEESLPYGLHTYGVSPEGQALDDFARLIVERNNTLDIEKVKQDLSRCSREMDHLISGLSAGFVPAKSANDPLRNPDAIPTGNNFFGFDPARVPSKDAWALGRDQAEQMIEKYRAEHDGKFPEKIALVFWSIELQRNEGTQVATALSLLGMTPVWDKNGKVTGIEPIPGKVLGRPRIDVHMQVSGLFRDNFPNLILLLDEAVQTAGQLEDVDNFIALHNEQIKTRLLEKGYGETQADRFKQLRVFSNAPGAYGNTIEDLIPASGTWETDEEIADVFINYVSFAYGKDVWGKPLKSAYKENLADVKMTMHTRSSNVFKSLDTDGVFSELGGLALAVKHVSGVYPDAVLSNQADPDHAYVEDIEKAVGRELRARYLNPEWIRGMKQENYAGAREMNRFTEHLWGWQVVTPFAVNGTQWEQIYEVYIQDKYDLDLKAFFDVHNPWARQSMAARMLEADRKKYWQAPEEIKKDLAKTYALNVMEKGVACCEHTCNNPMLQKYVANIVSLYGLLTPRQLEQFKMTIARAVGRTQEQHEADHAKMREALKKTSEKNQQEEKLEAEDKPEKIQGYEMVEETAEDTQMTSSGASWMVMAIVALVLALVAFGWKGRRV; encoded by the coding sequence ATGACACAAAACTATCGGATGGCCCTTTATTTCTGGACACTTGTGGTCGGGATTGCACTGTTTTTTGCACCTTTCTCCCGGGTGAACGCCGCCTCCCACACCCTGACCCTGCTGGAAGGGGTGGCCAATTCCTATAAGGTCAGTCAAGCGTTTACGCAGCTGCAATCAGACCCCAACGCTTCCGATCTGGCACTTCATTATTTCAATGAAGAGGATCTGGCGGGCAATGCCATTGATCCCGATGTCATTGCCCGATCCCGTGTCATCATTGTCAATGACATGTACAAAAGCCTGACCGACTATGTCCGAACCCATGTGGATCTCAAGACCACCAAAGTGTACGGCCTTTCCACCGTGGACACGGAACCGGGAACAATCATCGCCGATCCTAAGGTCAAACAGTATGCAAGGCCCATGACCCAAAAGAATCTGGCAAGCCTGATCCGTTTTCTGGGACACCGGGATTTCGGGCTGGATCTGGCAGTTGAACCGCCCCAGCGCGTTCCCCGAACCGGGATCTTCCACCCCCACAGCGACCGGATTTTTGATACCTACACCGAGTATCTGACCTGGTACCAGGGGTCGGGTCGGCATCATAAAAACGGTTTCTGGATCGGCATCCCTGAAATGATCTCCTATGTGTATCCCGGGGAAAGCGGGGATGTGGTCACCCGGCTTGTGGAGAAACTGGAAAGCCAGGGGATGAACGTGCTGCCGGTGTATTCCTATCCGGCCGCCAGGGCTGTGGCCCAATATTTCTGGGATGACAAAGAGCAAAAATCCAGGGTGGACCTGGTGACGTCTCTGGCATTCAAGTTCTCCCCGGCCAACGTGGATGAAACAAGGCGGCTGATGGCAAAGCTCGACGTGCCCTTTCTGAATCCTTTCCGGGTGCATTTTCTCACCGTGGATGAGTGGCGCTCCGATGTCCAGGGCTTAGGGCCCATGGAAGTGACCTATGCCATGAGCAATCCTGAGTATTTCGGGTTGATCGAACCAACGGTTGTGGGAGGAAAAATCCGGCATGACAATGAGGTGATTGGAAAACCGACCTACACCTATGCAGGTATTGAGGAAAATCTCGACTTTTTTGTCAGCCGGGTCAAGGCCTGGCTCAATCTCAAGTCCACGCCCAACAAGGATAAAAAAATTGTGATCATGTTCTGGAACCATACGCCCGGGAAACAGAACATCGGCGCCACCTACCTGAATGTGTTTAAAAGTCTTGAAAAGGTTTTTGCGCGGCTCAGACAGGAAGGATACCATATGGACGGCCGGCTGCCCTCTGAAAAACAGATTCAGGACCTGATCCTGTCCACGGGCAGGAATATCGGGTCCTGGGCACCGGGCGAGCTGGATGCCATGATGCAACAGGGCCGGGTGGTCCGTCTGCCCTTTGACCGGTACCGGCAGTGGTATGAGGCCCTTGATCCTGAATACCGGCGGCAGGTGGAGGCCGACTGGGGGCCATTGGAAACATCCAGTATCATGGTCAAAGACAATGCCTTTATTCTGCCCTGCATCCGCCTGGGCAATGTGGTCCTGGCACCCCAGCCATCCCGGGGATGGCATGATGATCCCACCAAATTGTACCATTCCACCACGCTTTGGCCTCATCACCAGTACACCGCCTTTTATCTGTGGCTGAAAAACGGATTCAGGGCCGATGCCCTGATTTCTCTGGGAACCCACGGCTCCCATGAATGGCTTCCCGGCAAACAGGCCGGATTGAGCCAGTCCTGCTCCCCGGAAGTGCTGATTGGCGATCTGCCCAATCTTTACCCGTATGTCATGGACAATATCGGGGAAGGGACCCAGGCCAAGCGCCGGGGAAGAGGGGTCATTATCGACTACCTGGTGCCGGCCATGAAAAAGGCCGGGGTGTATGGGCAGTACGTGGAGCTGTCCGGCCTGATTTCTGAATATGAAACTGCCCGGGACAGAAGCCCGGAGCTGGCGGCCAGAAAACTGGACCGCATTGAAATACTGGTCAGGGATCTGGGACTGCTCAGGGATCTGGGACTGTCCCGATTTGATGAAGATGCATTGGAGACCGTGGAGCACTATGTGCTGGAAATCGGTGAAGAAAGCCTGCCCTATGGTCTTCACACTTATGGGGTCTCTCCTGAGGGTCAGGCCCTGGATGATTTTGCACGCCTGATTGTTGAGCGGAATAACACCCTGGATATAGAAAAAGTCAAACAGGATTTAAGCCGGTGCAGCCGGGAAATGGATCATCTGATCAGCGGTTTGTCCGCCGGATTTGTGCCGGCGAAGTCGGCCAATGATCCCTTGAGAAATCCGGATGCCATTCCCACGGGCAATAACTTTTTCGGATTTGATCCGGCCCGGGTGCCTTCCAAAGATGCCTGGGCCCTGGGACGAGACCAGGCCGAACAGATGATCGAAAAATACCGGGCGGAACATGATGGTAAATTTCCTGAAAAGATCGCCCTGGTATTCTGGAGCATTGAACTGCAGCGAAATGAAGGCACCCAGGTGGCCACAGCGTTATCTCTTCTGGGAATGACACCGGTCTGGGACAAGAATGGCAAAGTCACCGGCATCGAACCCATTCCGGGCAAAGTTCTGGGCCGGCCCAGAATCGATGTCCATATGCAGGTATCAGGGCTTTTCAGGGACAATTTCCCCAATCTCATTCTGCTGCTGGACGAAGCCGTTCAAACAGCCGGGCAACTCGAGGATGTGGACAATTTCATTGCCCTGCACAATGAACAGATTAAAACCCGGCTGTTGGAAAAGGGGTACGGTGAAACCCAGGCGGACCGGTTCAAGCAGCTCCGGGTTTTTTCCAATGCGCCCGGGGCTTACGGCAATACCATTGAAGACCTGATTCCGGCATCCGGAACCTGGGAGACGGACGAGGAAATCGCGGATGTGTTCATCAATTACGTGTCCTTTGCCTATGGTAAGGATGTCTGGGGCAAACCCTTGAAATCGGCATATAAAGAGAATCTGGCCGATGTCAAAATGACCATGCACACCCGTTCCAGCAATGTGTTCAAGAGCCTGGATACGGACGGGGTCTTTTCGGAGCTGGGGGGCCTGGCCCTGGCGGTCAAACATGTGTCAGGGGTTTACCCGGATGCGGTCCTGTCCAACCAGGCCGATCCGGATCATGCCTATGTGGAGGATATCGAAAAAGCGGTGGGCCGTGAACTGCGTGCCCGCTATCTGAATCCCGAATGGATACGGGGCATGAAACAGGAAAATTACGCCGGTGCCCGGGAGATGAACCGGTTCACGGAGCATCTGTGGGGATGGCAGGTGGTCACGCCTTTTGCTGTCAACGGAACCCAGTGGGAACAGATTTACGAGGTCTATATCCAGGACAAATATGACCTGGATCTCAAGGCGTTTTTTGACGTGCACAACCCCTGGGCCCGCCAGTCCATGGCGGCCCGGATGCTGGAGGCGGACCGCAAGAAATACTGGCAGGCTCCCGAAGAGATCAAAAAAGACCTGGCAAAGACTTATGCCCTGAATGTCATGGAAAAAGGGGTGGCCTGCTGTGAACATACCTGCAATAATCCCATGCTTCAAAAATATGTGGCCAATATCGTATCCCTGTACGGTCTATTAACCCCCCGGCAGCTGGAGCAGTTCAAAATGACCATTGCCAGGGCCGTGGGCAGAACCCAGGAGCAGCACGAGGCAGACCACGCCAAAATGAGAGAAGCCCTCAAAAAGACGTCTGAAAAAAATCAGCAGGAAGAAAAACTCGAAGCCGAGGATAAGCCCGAAAAGATACAGGGATATGAGATGGTAGAGGAAACGGCGGAAGACACCCAAATGACCTCGTCGGGCGCATCCTGGATGGTTATGGCCATTGTGGCCCTGGTACTGGCGCTTGTGGCTTTCGGCTGGAAAGGCAGACGGGTATGA